In Vagococcus luciliae, one genomic interval encodes:
- a CDS encoding CYTH domain-containing protein, with the protein MSKELEIEFKNMLTKIEFEQLITKYFPTTPAFSQTNCYFDTPNTQLKKLSMGLRLRKRSGKHECTLKVPTENTHAYQEITDNLTEEQITHLIKEKRIYAQGEVARYLESINIPINELNMIGSLTTNRREKKLNNNTLLVVDESYFDKMIDFELEMEVTNSSQGEQFFNDFLIKEEIKRRPASKKIARMIEYQS; encoded by the coding sequence GTGTCTAAAGAACTAGAAATCGAATTTAAAAATATGTTAACTAAAATAGAATTTGAACAACTGATAACGAAATATTTTCCAACAACGCCAGCTTTTTCTCAAACAAATTGTTATTTTGATACACCCAATACACAATTAAAAAAGTTATCAATGGGTTTAAGACTTAGAAAACGTTCTGGAAAACATGAATGTACCTTAAAAGTCCCAACTGAAAATACACATGCTTATCAAGAAATTACCGATAATTTAACTGAGGAGCAAATCACTCATTTAATAAAAGAAAAGCGGATTTATGCACAAGGAGAAGTCGCTCGTTATTTAGAATCAATTAACATCCCTATAAACGAGTTAAATATGATTGGATCATTAACAACTAATAGACGTGAGAAGAAATTAAATAATAATACTCTACTAGTCGTTGATGAGAGCTATTTTGATAAGATGATTGATTTTGAACTTGAAATGGAGGTAACTAATTCTTCACAAGGAGAACAATTTTTTAATGATTTTTTAATAAAAGAAGAGATAAAAAGGCGTCCGGCTAGCAAAAAAATAGCACGCATGATAGAATATCAAAGTTGA
- a CDS encoding DsbA family protein, whose protein sequence is MVEIYLFVNPLDELCLLSEQRFLEAIENEETKVYLKLIPILNPLIIHHYLIDNNYPTNDLVFRNHLIETVYSACLDVKAAQLQGKKMGRKFLFHLQNLVGKEKMAYSDELVDMILTKINADKETFKLDRQSKIIKEFFKIDQQIANEMGVNRFAKAVIFNYDSTRNFGVLIDAFSSTDLIKQLLKVEHTQTNCAKLLEY, encoded by the coding sequence ATGGTAGAGATTTATTTATTTGTTAATCCGTTAGATGAACTTTGTCTTTTGTCTGAGCAACGCTTTTTAGAAGCCATCGAAAACGAAGAGACTAAAGTCTATTTGAAATTAATTCCTATATTAAATCCTTTAATTATCCACCATTACTTGATTGATAATAACTATCCTACAAACGATTTAGTTTTTAGAAATCACTTAATTGAAACAGTTTATTCTGCTTGTTTGGACGTTAAAGCAGCACAACTACAAGGAAAAAAGATGGGAAGAAAATTCTTATTTCATTTACAAAATTTAGTAGGAAAAGAAAAAATGGCCTATTCAGATGAATTAGTTGATATGATTTTAACTAAGATTAATGCTGATAAAGAGACGTTTAAATTAGATAGACAATCTAAAATAATTAAAGAATTTTTTAAAATAGATCAACAAATAGCAAATGAGATGGGGGTCAATCGATTCGCCAAAGCTGTCATCTTTAATTATGACTCAACACGAAATTTTGGTGTGTTAATTGATGCTTTTTCTTCAACTGATTTAATTAAACAATTATTAAAAGTCGAACACACACAAACAAATTGCGCAAAATTATTAGAATACTAA